The region TCGAGCAGGAACTGGCTGAAAACGTCTGTCTCGAGATGCGCCTCGACGAACCCGATGCTCCCGGCAAGCTCGCCGAAATGGAATTGGCCCGCGAAGAAGCCTTTGAAACCCCCATTTCTGCCAAAGAAATGGCAGGCAAAGATGAAGCGAATGGCGAGGCCGCCTTCGAGAGGCTTCTGGAAATCTCCCAGGACTGGCCGGAAGACAACTACACGTCCGGCAGTAAGCCCTCTTCGAATCGGATCGATGAAGCTGGTGATCGCGCTCACGACATGATTGCGAATATCACCGAAAAGCCGCAGTCACTTCACGACCACCTCCTCGATCAGTTCAGTTACTTCACAGTTCCGCGAGAAATTCGCGATTTTGGCGAATTTCTGATTCAGAACCTCGATCATCACGGCAGGCTGCAGAGTCCGCTCAACGATCTGATTCAGCTCTATGGTCGGCACGTTCGCCTCGAAGATGCCCAGCAGGCATTGAGCCTCATTCAAAAGCTCGAACCCGCAGGTGTCGGTGCCCGCGACGCCAAAGAGTGCCTGCTCTTACAACTCAACGAAGACACCCCTTTTCGAGATGTACTGGCAGTGCTCATCACCCAGCATCTGGAAGACCTCGCGCAGAACCGATTGCCACTGATCGAACGAAAAACAGGGTACTCGCTGAATCTCATCAAAGAAGCCCTCAAAGAGCTTCAAAAGCTGAATCCGTACCCGGGGGCTGAGTTCGAAAGTCGGCCCAATCAGACTGTCTCACCCGATCTTTATCTGGAACAGGATGAGAACGGCAAGTACGTCGTGCGCCTCGAAGATGAGTACACGCCCAGGCTGCGGATCAGCAAGCGTTACATTGAGATGATGCGGCAGGGAGCATCCGATCCCACCACGCGCGAATACATCAAACGCAAGGTGGAATCAGCCAAGTGGCTGATTGAATCGATCGAACAGCGACACAACACACTCAAGCGCGTGGCTCAGGCCATTGTTGATCATCAGATCGAATTCCTCGAAAAAGGCCCGGAGTTTATTTCGCCTCTCAAAATGCAGCAGATTGCGGATATCGTCAAAGTCCACGTCACGACCGTCTCGCGTGCTGTCGATGACAAGTGGATCCAGACACCACGGGGACTGTTTCCACTCAAAAGGTTCTTTGGAGGCGGTACGACAACGGCCGAAGGGGAAGAGGTTGCCTGGCACATCATCCGCCTTAAACTCAAAGAGATTGTTGATGGTGAGAACAAAGATGACCCATTGAGCGATGATGCTCTGGTCGAAGAACTCGCCAAGCACGGCTTCAACCTCGCCCGCCGCACGGTGACCAAGTACCGCAAAGCGCTGAACATACCTTCAAGCCGCCAGCGCCGCTCGTATTAGGCCATAGAACTCGTTCTGATCTCGTTCAGTAGACGGAATGAATTGCTGGGTATCTTCAGTGAACCAGGCTCGTCCTCACAGCGGTGGCCTCATCGCACAATCAGCGTGTGCTCAGCAGTCCTCTCATCAAAAATAAAACCCGGCAGTCACTTTGAAGAGTGGCCACCGGGTTGATGAAAACTTTGGTTCATTGTCTACATGCGGGCCAGGTTAGAAGCGCTGGTCTGCGGAACGAACATTTTGACGATAGACTTGCGGAACTCAGCCAGACTTTAAGCGGCGGGCTTGGGCGTTTCCACAATTTTGAGCATCTCACCAGCGATCTGCTTGCGGTTCTCCGCATTGCCAGCCTTTTCCAGCCGACTGAATTGTTTCTTCAGTTCTTCAGCTCCTTCGAACTTCTCACCGGCCAGCTTCTCGATCGAGTATTTGATTCCTTCCAGCGCACTCCCACCGTCCCCGGTCTGGGCAATCGATCCCAGGTCTCGCTTGAGACCATCCAGTGAATAGACGGGTAAAGCCGGGCGGTCATTGCCACAACCGGCTACCCAAACAGAGACGGAAAGAACCAAGGCCATCTGCAGCAGTCGCGACATCATCTCTGACTCACCTTACGATTCATGTAGTTTCATTTGCGACACAGAAGGCAGATCTATCAAAACCCACTTTGGGCAAAGCGAATCTTGAGGATCTATCATGGTACCTCAATGCTGATTCAGGAGAGCTTAAAACTCACCCAGGGTATTTCCATCAGCCCGTGCTCCTGCACGCTGCCATGTTGTGTTATCCACATTCTCGCTCACAAACTTGACAGCACCATCCGCCATCAGAGCATGTACACCGCCGGTATGTCGGCTGCGGGCTGCCCAGACTCCCATATTGTCTGTAGCCGAGCAGGTTGTGCAGGCGTTGACGCAGTTCGGCAGATTGGAATTCGGTGTCAGAATCGTGTTGAACAGCGTCTGGTTCGCGATCCCATTCGTCCAGCGGATGCCCTCGCCTCCCGAATCATCCACATATCCCACCGATGCCGCCAGGCAACTATCGGTGAACGTCTTCTGATCTGCGACCGACATAAATGTCTGCGGAATCGATCCCAATGAACCGCCACGCTTCGTTGCGGCTCTCGAATTGGTGCTCAGTGGAGTACTGTCCGGCCTGGCAATAATCTGCTCGCTCATAGCCACGGTATTTGAGGTACCGTCCGTGACATCGCGGATCGCCACGCTCACCCGTGTGTTGAACAGTCCGATCTGTATTGCATCGGTGTTCGCGGTCGT is a window of Planctopirus limnophila DSM 3776 DNA encoding:
- the rpoN gene encoding RNA polymerase factor sigma-54, giving the protein MQLNLGQHMKMSQQMRLAPRMIQSMEILQLPVLALQERIEQELAENVCLEMRLDEPDAPGKLAEMELAREEAFETPISAKEMAGKDEANGEAAFERLLEISQDWPEDNYTSGSKPSSNRIDEAGDRAHDMIANITEKPQSLHDHLLDQFSYFTVPREIRDFGEFLIQNLDHHGRLQSPLNDLIQLYGRHVRLEDAQQALSLIQKLEPAGVGARDAKECLLLQLNEDTPFRDVLAVLITQHLEDLAQNRLPLIERKTGYSLNLIKEALKELQKLNPYPGAEFESRPNQTVSPDLYLEQDENGKYVVRLEDEYTPRLRISKRYIEMMRQGASDPTTREYIKRKVESAKWLIESIEQRHNTLKRVAQAIVDHQIEFLEKGPEFISPLKMQQIADIVKVHVTTVSRAVDDKWIQTPRGLFPLKRFFGGGTTTAEGEEVAWHIIRLKLKEIVDGENKDDPLSDDALVEELAKHGFNLARRTVTKYRKALNIPSSRQRRSY
- a CDS encoding DUF1559 domain-containing protein, producing MRISSKRISSRGFTLIELLVVIAIIAILIALLLPAVQQAREAARRTQCRNNLKQLGLALHNYHDNYLMFPRGNYQSQTGGGTIQDPNPYRGRSAHMMILPYIDQGPLYNTLNFGLASDSGVNGQACQRIIAAFLCPSDLGTDNSAIGGGNNYVGSAGPSVYWGSHTTANTDAIQIGLFNTRVSVAIRDVTDGTSNTVAMSEQIIARPDSTPLSTNSRAATKRGGSLGSIPQTFMSVADQKTFTDSCLAASVGYVDDSGGEGIRWTNGIANQTLFNTILTPNSNLPNCVNACTTCSATDNMGVWAARSRHTGGVHALMADGAVKFVSENVDNTTWQRAGARADGNTLGEF